The Primulina eburnea isolate SZY01 chromosome 8, ASM2296580v1, whole genome shotgun sequence genome contains a region encoding:
- the LOC140839278 gene encoding thaumatin-like protein 1, translating to MPPNFRLPFDFTIGGTSVIFTIRNNCPYTIWPATLTSRGGSIPTGFELRSQASTNLNVPAGWSGRIWARSTCSYSGGRFHCLAGDCGSGQVACNGAGGTPPVSLIEFTLNGDGNQDFYDLSLVDGFNFPVAVAPQSRSCPTAICPVDINNRGCPNELALRDGRGGVIGCKSACFAFNQPQYCCTGPYGGPQTCKPTFYSEIFKRQCPQAYSYAYDDKSSLFTCPAGGNYLVTFCP from the exons atgcctccaaattttCGACTGCCTTTTGACTTCACTATTG GAGGTACTTCAGTCATATTTACAATTAGAAACAACTGTCCCTATACTATTTGGCCTGCAACATTAACTAGCCGTGGGGGATCAATTCCAACTGGGTTTGAGTTGAGAAGCCAAGCTTCAACAAACCTCAATGTACCCGCCGGATGGTCGGGAAGGATTTGGGCTCGATCCACCTGCTCATATTCCGGAGGTAGATTCCATTGTCTCGCCGGAGATTGCGGATCGGGTCAAGTCGCATGCAACGGAGCCGGCGGTACCCCTCCCGTATCTCTGATCGAATTCACTCTCAACGGAGACGGTAACCAAGATTTTTACGACCTGAGCCTCGTCGACGGCTTCAATTTCCCTGTAGCCGTGGCGCCACAGAGCCGCAGCTGTCCCACCGCAATTTGCCCAGTCGATATCAATAATCGTGGATGTCCTAATGAACTGGCGTTGAGGGACGGAAGAGGTGGTGTGATAGGGTGTAAGAGCGCATGCTTTGCTTTCAACCAGCCGCAGTATTGCTGCACCGGCCCATATGGCGGTCCGCAAACGTGCAAGCCGACGTTTTACTCAGAGATTTTCAAGCGGCAGTGTCCTCAGGCGTATAGTTATGCTTATGATGATAAGTCTAGCTTGTTCACGTGTCCGGCCGGAGGCAATTATCTCGTTACCTTTTGTCCATGA